The following is a genomic window from Halodesulfovibrio marinisediminis DSM 17456.
ATTGCAATACAGGAAGAGAGCACTGTTACCGCAAGGGAACCGACAATCATCGGGAAAATGCCGAAGTCTGGCGGATCGTCAGTTGGATACCAGTATTGCCCGAAGATAAAATCCGTGAAGGAAACTTTTTGAAAGATAGGCAATCCCTCAAAAATGAGAAAAAACATAATGAGGGTAAGGACGAGAATACTCGTTGAGGCAATGGCAAAAAAGCTGCCGTGAATTGCCATTTCCTTATGTTGTCTTGTAATCCGCATAGCATGTCCCTAATAGTGCAGATGTATGAAACCTGCCTCTCCTTGAAGGTAAGGAAAGGCAGGTTGATAGTTCGGCTGCTTGCCTAGCGGCGGATGAAGCCAGCCTGCTCGACGATATCCTGACCTTTCGGAGAAAGAATGAATTCAACGAGGTTAGTTGCATCTGGAGAAGGTTTAGAAGTGGTGTAGATCTGCAGGGTCCGTGCTACTGGGTAGGTTTTGTCTTTAGCAGTTTTTGCGCTACCCATGACGCTGTCTACAGAAAGTGATTTAACCGTATCGTTGATGTAACCAATGCCGTCGTATGCGATAGCGTTTTTGTTTTTCGCTACAGCCTGAAGTACAGCACCAGAAGAAGCCTGAAGAAGTGCACCAGGGAATACTCGTGCTTTCTTCATGATAATTTTGTGCCAGGTTTCGTAAGTACCGGAAGATGTGTCACGGGAGATAACGATAATTTTACCGTCGGTGCCGCCAACTTCTTTCCAGTTAGTAATTTTGCCTTCGTAGATCGCTTTAAGCTGATCAGAAGTGAGGTTGTCTACTGTGTTGGATGGGTGAACAATAGGGATAACAGCATCAAGTGCAATAACGTGTTCAACCGGTTTGATGTTTTTAGATTCAGCAAGCTTGATCTCTTTTCCTTTCATTGTGCGGGATGCCATAGCTATATCTGTGCTGCCGTCGAGAAGCGCTTTGATACCGTTTGAAGATCCGCCACCAGAAACAGCTACTGGAGTACCGGTTTCAGCGATGAATGCTTCAACAGCACGTTGCATGATAGGAAGTACAGTAGTGGAGCCTTTTACGGTAACAGAATTAGCTGCCATAGCAGGAACAGTAAGGGTTACAACTAAAAAAGCAGAAAGAATATAGTACCAAGGACGCATAATGATTCCTCCAAAATTAAAAGCATAGATAGTTTTCGTTGCGTTGGGTGGAAAGTAATGAAGCAGTGTTACGAAAAAGTGTCGCATGTTGCACAAGTCTGTGACGCAATGTGATAACTATGTTTCGGTGTTTTTTACCTGCAAAAATAAAAGGATGGAGATTTTTTCTCCATCCTTAAGTAGCATGTTTCTGTCGAACTTACGGTAAAACAAGGTTAATGAGACGCGCAATGTTACGAATATGTGGATCATGCTGTTTTTCCAGCCAAAGGAAGTGAAGCAATGCATCCATAGGAGCTTCAGGGAACAGCTCCTTTGCTCTCTGGAGGACACTGGCTGCTTTTAAGTAATCAGGGGCAGTGCCGGAGAGCATTTTGATTAACTTTGCTTCTACCTTGTCCATTGTTATTTTAGGGTCAAATTGCTTACGAG
Proteins encoded in this region:
- a CDS encoding phosphate ABC transporter substrate-binding protein, whose translation is MRPWYYILSAFLVVTLTVPAMAANSVTVKGSTTVLPIMQRAVEAFIAETGTPVAVSGGGSSNGIKALLDGSTDIAMASRTMKGKEIKLAESKNIKPVEHVIALDAVIPIVHPSNTVDNLTSDQLKAIYEGKITNWKEVGGTDGKIIVISRDTSSGTYETWHKIIMKKARVFPGALLQASSGAVLQAVAKNKNAIAYDGIGYINDTVKSLSVDSVMGSAKTAKDKTYPVARTLQIYTTSKPSPDATNLVEFILSPKGQDIVEQAGFIRR